A genomic stretch from Pseudodesulfovibrio senegalensis includes:
- a CDS encoding glycosyltransferase family 4 protein gives MNPSDTQQKTLGMVLKGFPRISETFISNELRLLETMGFRIHIFSMRCPRESFSHDSVKEIKAGVTYLPETMTKGLPALLWHTFMLMLERPGRFFSGLRMLGKRFALAPKKYTWLKHFMQAAFLVRKAKGLNLGHIHAHFAHTPATVGLYAAHFEGVPFSFTAHAKDIYTQAPERIMDKIDAASFLVTCTQYNKRHLEEVVRSAKPVHCVYHGINLDLFSCNGRPAKASAPYSIMTVARFVPKKGLDIILRALARLREKGVDFRYTLLGDGALRDEIKAQVRDLGLQDVVDMPGTVTHDAVIERFRTADIFVLGCRQAADGDRDGIPNVVAESMAMGVPVAATNISGVPELVEHEQTGLLCESESVDDMEAAIERLLTDADLRARVIPAARAKVEAVFNNKELIRDLGEIYKSHGVPCGE, from the coding sequence ATGAACCCTTCCGATACCCAGCAGAAAACCCTTGGCATGGTGCTCAAGGGATTTCCCCGCATTTCCGAAACATTCATTTCCAATGAACTGCGCCTGCTTGAAACCATGGGTTTCCGCATTCACATTTTTTCCATGCGCTGCCCGCGCGAAAGTTTCAGCCATGATTCGGTCAAGGAGATCAAGGCCGGGGTCACCTACCTGCCCGAGACCATGACCAAGGGGCTGCCCGCGCTGCTGTGGCACACTTTCATGCTCATGCTGGAACGTCCGGGCCGGTTCTTTTCCGGCCTGCGCATGCTCGGCAAACGCTTTGCGCTCGCGCCAAAGAAGTATACGTGGCTCAAGCATTTCATGCAGGCCGCCTTTCTGGTGCGCAAGGCCAAGGGGTTAAACCTCGGCCACATCCACGCGCACTTTGCGCACACGCCTGCCACCGTGGGCCTGTATGCCGCGCATTTCGAGGGCGTGCCCTTCAGCTTCACGGCTCATGCCAAGGACATCTACACGCAGGCCCCGGAGCGCATCATGGACAAGATCGACGCGGCCAGTTTTCTGGTCACCTGCACCCAGTACAACAAGCGGCATCTGGAAGAGGTGGTGCGTTCGGCCAAGCCCGTGCACTGCGTGTATCACGGCATCAACCTCGACCTGTTTTCCTGCAACGGCAGGCCCGCCAAGGCTTCGGCTCCGTATTCCATCATGACCGTGGCCCGGTTCGTGCCCAAGAAAGGGCTGGACATCATTCTGCGCGCCCTTGCCCGGCTGCGGGAAAAGGGCGTGGATTTTCGTTACACCCTGCTGGGCGACGGCGCATTGCGGGACGAAATCAAGGCGCAGGTGCGTGATCTGGGCTTGCAGGATGTGGTGGACATGCCCGGAACCGTGACCCACGATGCGGTCATCGAGCGTTTCCGCACCGCGGATATTTTCGTGTTGGGCTGCAGACAGGCTGCGGACGGCGACCGGGACGGCATACCCAACGTGGTGGCCGAGTCCATGGCCATGGGCGTGCCGGTTGCGGCAACCAACATTTCCGGGGTTCCCGAATTGGTGGAACACGAACAGACCGGACTTTTGTGCGAATCCGAATCCGTGGACGACATGGAGGCGGCCATTGAGCGGCTGCTCACGGACGCGGACCTGCGCGCCCGTGTCATTCCGGCGGCCCGCGCCAAGGTGGAGGCCGTGTTCAACAACAAGGAACTCATTCGCGACCTTGGTGAAATCTACAAGAGCCACGGCGTGCCCTGCGGGGAGTAG
- a CDS encoding glycosyltransferase family protein, whose amino-acid sequence MTNDTYNILMYSHDTYGLGHIRRTMAIARTLVQPDVNILILTGSPIAGRYTLPQGVDFVRVPGMIKQSNTVYVPHSIKVAPEQAVAIRRNIITATTRTFKPDLFIVDKVPTGLKGEIKPTLRWIRKHCPCTRVVLGLRDILDNAKNTRCEWNRKQFTKVLRDLYTEIWVYGDQDLYDPVTEYSIPEDIAEKTHFTGYIPRKRPEVRVPKKKEKLVVVTIGGGGDGYPVLDNYLTMLENNGSVDFRTLMITGPFLPDHMLDDLARRARALGVRFTAFVKNLEKKIAQADLVISMGGYNTLCEILSQKKVSLIIPRDNPREEQLIRARVFGERGLVDYIKWDDLSPQTMRAKVDAMLDDPHPYQQAMNRFSMTGLDFMRNRLAEFRKEKE is encoded by the coding sequence ATGACCAACGATACATACAATATATTGATGTACTCCCATGACACCTATGGTCTGGGACACATCCGCAGGACCATGGCCATTGCGCGCACGTTGGTCCAGCCGGACGTGAACATCCTTATCCTCACGGGTTCGCCCATTGCCGGACGCTACACCCTGCCGCAGGGGGTGGACTTCGTGCGCGTACCGGGCATGATCAAACAGTCCAACACCGTGTATGTCCCCCATTCCATCAAGGTGGCTCCGGAGCAGGCCGTGGCCATTCGGCGCAACATCATCACGGCCACCACCCGCACGTTCAAGCCGGACCTGTTCATCGTGGACAAGGTCCCCACCGGCCTCAAGGGCGAGATCAAGCCCACCCTGCGCTGGATTCGCAAGCATTGTCCCTGCACCCGCGTGGTGCTCGGTCTGCGCGATATTCTGGACAACGCCAAAAACACCCGCTGCGAATGGAACCGCAAACAGTTCACCAAGGTGTTGCGCGACCTGTACACGGAAATATGGGTCTACGGCGATCAGGACCTGTATGACCCGGTCACCGAGTATTCCATTCCCGAGGACATTGCCGAAAAAACGCATTTCACCGGATACATTCCGCGCAAGAGGCCCGAAGTCCGCGTTCCGAAGAAGAAGGAAAAGCTCGTGGTGGTCACCATCGGCGGCGGCGGCGACGGGTATCCCGTGTTGGACAATTACCTGACCATGCTGGAAAACAACGGGTCCGTGGATTTCAGGACACTGATGATCACCGGGCCGTTTCTGCCGGACCACATGCTCGACGACCTTGCCCGGCGCGCCCGCGCCCTTGGCGTGCGTTTCACCGCATTCGTCAAGAATCTGGAAAAGAAGATCGCCCAGGCCGATCTGGTCATCAGCATGGGCGGCTACAACACCTTGTGCGAGATTCTCTCGCAGAAAAAGGTTTCGCTCATCATCCCGCGCGACAACCCGCGCGAGGAGCAACTCATCCGCGCCCGCGTTTTTGGCGAACGCGGACTCGTGGACTACATCAAGTGGGACGACCTTTCCCCGCAGACCATGCGGGCCAAGGTGGACGCCATGCTTGATGATCCCCATCCCTACCAGCAGGCCATGAACCGGTTCTCCATGACGGGACTGGACTTCATGCGCAACCGTCTCGCCGAATTCAGAAAGGAAAAGGAATGA
- a CDS encoding polysaccharide deacetylase family protein, with product MTLDALAAIANELDAWRANERTATLWWRDDDAHAAGPELDRLLALCRAHNTPCSLAAIPARVEDSMVALLHGTPQAWVLQHGYAHVNHAPRGKGLGAWELGLHRPLQTVLDDLERGRTILKDRFKGRFVPAVVPPWNRIDPVLLRHFPALGLTGMSAEDRGPLSANRVRIVPAHADLLRWKGKAAHFAGAQRVTDQILDHLRSRRMKTVDPDTPTGVLTHHLEMDEAAWEFMNALLEATNAHTACRWLAAPDIFEQGNLE from the coding sequence ATGACCCTTGACGCACTGGCGGCCATCGCGAACGAACTGGACGCTTGGCGTGCGAACGAACGCACGGCCACGCTCTGGTGGCGGGACGACGATGCCCACGCCGCCGGCCCGGAACTGGACCGGCTGTTGGCGCTCTGCCGGGCACACAATACCCCGTGCAGCCTTGCCGCCATTCCGGCCCGTGTGGAGGATTCCATGGTCGCTTTGCTGCACGGCACGCCGCAGGCGTGGGTGTTGCAGCATGGCTATGCACATGTGAACCATGCGCCGCGCGGCAAGGGACTCGGTGCGTGGGAACTGGGCCTGCACCGCCCGCTGCAAACGGTCCTCGACGACCTGGAACGCGGCAGAACAATCCTGAAGGATCGATTCAAGGGTCGGTTCGTTCCCGCAGTGGTGCCACCCTGGAATCGCATTGATCCCGTCCTGCTCAGGCATTTCCCGGCTCTGGGCCTGACGGGAATGTCCGCGGAAGATCGCGGGCCATTATCGGCAAACCGCGTGCGCATAGTGCCGGCGCATGCAGACCTGCTCCGCTGGAAAGGCAAGGCCGCACACTTTGCCGGAGCGCAGCGGGTGACCGACCAGATTCTCGACCATTTGCGCTCCCGGCGCATGAAAACGGTCGACCCGGACACACCCACCGGCGTTCTGACCCATCACCTTGAGATGGACGAAGCCGCCTGGGAATTCATGAACGCCCTTCTGGAGGCGACAAACGCGCACACGGCGTGCCGCTGGCTGGCGGCACCGGACATTTTCGAACAAGGAAATCTCGAATGA
- a CDS encoding GNAT family N-acetyltransferase — protein sequence MNPTIRPVRTQDIPAICTLLHEHMNSRFEPERWKRLFEPGWTDSPEDMGLVVEDAGRIVGFHGHVCSHRVVAGRRERFVNFSSWYLCKEYRGQGLGSAMVRRAIQAPDTTYTVFSLSPKRVEMFRTFGMEPLEEERLLWRKRGGHDVELITDADTIQYRVWPEEQRILLDNLPYGIKACLASVMCEECLVLYRESVKKNGRTYLDVLYRNNPRLFTELAQELANALLPDGDAVLAADKRFVLGPGLDAQVERIASPRFYLSENVARENVDLLYSELQLLDLKLD from the coding sequence ATGAACCCAACCATTCGACCTGTCCGCACACAGGATATCCCGGCCATCTGCACACTGCTCCACGAGCACATGAACAGCAGGTTCGAGCCGGAACGATGGAAACGACTTTTCGAACCGGGCTGGACCGATTCGCCCGAAGACATGGGCCTTGTGGTGGAGGATGCCGGACGCATCGTCGGCTTTCACGGCCATGTATGCTCGCACCGCGTGGTGGCGGGCCGCCGCGAGCGGTTCGTGAACTTCTCCTCCTGGTATCTCTGCAAGGAGTACCGGGGCCAAGGGCTGGGCAGCGCCATGGTGCGCCGGGCCATTCAGGCCCCGGACACCACCTACACGGTCTTTTCCCTGTCGCCGAAACGCGTGGAAATGTTCCGCACCTTCGGCATGGAACCGCTGGAAGAGGAACGCCTGCTGTGGCGCAAGCGCGGCGGGCACGACGTGGAGCTGATCACGGACGCGGATACCATCCAGTACCGGGTCTGGCCCGAGGAGCAGCGCATCCTGCTGGACAACCTGCCCTACGGCATCAAGGCCTGCCTCGCCAGCGTCATGTGCGAGGAGTGCCTCGTGCTCTACCGCGAATCCGTGAAAAAGAACGGGCGCACCTATCTGGACGTGCTCTATCGCAACAACCCGCGACTGTTCACCGAGCTGGCCCAGGAGCTGGCCAACGCCCTGCTGCCGGACGGCGACGCCGTGCTGGCCGCAGACAAACGCTTTGTCCTCGGCCCGGGGCTGGACGCGCAAGTGGAGCGCATCGCCTCGCCCCGGTTCTACCTCTCGGAAAACGTGGCGCGAGAAAACGTGGACCTGCTCTATTCCGAACTGCAACTGCTCGACCTGAAGCTCGACTAG
- a CDS encoding right-handed parallel beta-helix repeat-containing protein: MMSKSVLHTAALLLLCFCLSSPVVPAHAADCTVINAQGPDVPGSLRRCLSQVTDGDTITFNLPPSATEIAITEELVAATPNLTITGPGAEQLTIRADGCRIFSVTQSATITGLTITGAGSVSYGGGIYASAPLTVEDCTISDNVSGAGGGIASSATLLTVRNCTISNNRANANGGAILCEMPGGNVTVDSCTIHQNSAHYGGGIFVSSDNCNLSVENTTILDNTASLSGGGIFFLSPMTLSITTSTIHNNTAEDGDGGGLHTSAICSVGIDRSTFSNNDSGGETYTGGGAHLGGTGHITNSLFMNNSSVGSGGAISFKEQYNDYTLINCTVHGNSSDGDGGGIYCSEQLSGDCTFHLNYCTITGNTADADNNGIGQGGGLVKDGTTTVLVKSCAVAENLVGTSTPANEDCAELSGTFSSHGYNLIGAGDGLSGFVDGTGNDQVGTAASPLPTGLEALSFNGGVTRTRAFTGSSLLRNAGGPAETDQGVTVLTDQRGSPRQQGWASDIGAYEAPAQANTAILFLLLDD; encoded by the coding sequence ATGATGTCCAAAAGCGTTCTGCACACAGCCGCATTGCTTTTGCTTTGCTTTTGCCTTTCCTCTCCCGTGGTTCCGGCACATGCCGCCGACTGCACGGTCATCAACGCACAGGGCCCGGATGTACCGGGCAGCCTCAGACGATGCCTCAGCCAGGTGACGGACGGAGACACCATCACCTTCAACCTGCCGCCGAGCGCAACCGAAATAGCCATCACCGAAGAGCTCGTGGCCGCCACGCCGAACCTGACCATCACCGGCCCGGGCGCAGAGCAACTGACCATCCGCGCCGATGGCTGCCGGATCTTTTCGGTCACTCAATCCGCAACGATAACCGGGCTCACCATCACCGGGGCAGGGTCCGTCAGTTACGGAGGCGGCATTTATGCCTCAGCCCCACTGACGGTGGAGGACTGCACCATCTCCGACAATGTCAGCGGGGCCGGCGGCGGCATCGCCAGCTCGGCAACGCTCTTGACCGTGCGCAACTGCACCATCTCCAACAACCGAGCCAACGCCAACGGCGGGGCCATCCTTTGTGAAATGCCTGGAGGCAACGTTACGGTGGACAGCTGCACCATCCATCAGAATTCGGCACATTACGGCGGCGGCATCTTCGTTTCTTCCGACAACTGCAACCTTTCCGTGGAAAACACCACCATTCTGGACAACACCGCCTCACTGAGCGGAGGCGGCATTTTCTTTCTCAGTCCCATGACACTGAGCATCACAACATCCACAATCCACAACAACACGGCCGAAGACGGCGACGGAGGAGGACTCCACACGTCAGCCATCTGCTCCGTGGGCATCGACCGGTCCACGTTCAGCAACAACGATTCGGGAGGCGAAACCTACACGGGCGGCGGGGCTCATCTGGGTGGCACCGGGCACATCACCAACAGCCTGTTCATGAACAACAGCTCGGTAGGCAGCGGGGGCGCCATCTCCTTCAAAGAACAATATAACGACTATACCCTGATCAACTGCACTGTGCACGGCAACAGTTCCGATGGAGACGGAGGCGGCATTTATTGCAGCGAACAGCTCTCCGGGGATTGCACCTTCCATCTCAACTACTGCACCATAACCGGCAACACGGCCGACGCCGACAACAACGGAATCGGGCAGGGCGGCGGTCTGGTCAAGGACGGCACCACCACCGTGCTGGTCAAAAGCTGCGCCGTGGCGGAAAACCTCGTGGGCACCAGTACCCCCGCGAATGAGGACTGCGCGGAACTTTCCGGCACATTCAGCAGCCACGGCTACAACCTTATCGGCGCGGGCGACGGCCTGAGCGGCTTTGTGGATGGAACAGGCAACGATCAGGTGGGCACAGCCGCCTCGCCCCTGCCCACCGGGCTTGAAGCATTGAGCTTCAACGGCGGCGTGACCCGCACCAGAGCCTTTACGGGCTCCAGCCTGCTGCGCAACGCGGGCGGCCCTGCGGAAACCGATCAAGGAGTGACGGTGCTTACGGACCAGCGCGGAAGCCCTCGCCAACAAGGTTGGGCTTCGGACATCGGGGCCTACGAGGCACCGGCCCAAGCCAACACCGCAATCCTGTTCCTGTTGCTGGACGACTGA
- a CDS encoding amino acid ABC transporter substrate-binding protein translates to MKRIISLAMVLCLCLCAASAMAADGSLERVKKAGKLVIGLDDAFPPMGYRDDNNKIVGFDVDAAEEVGKRMGVEIVWQPTAWDGVILSLNAKKFDCIWNGMTITEERAKKVAFSKPYIMDGQIATVRMDQKETSFDQLGGKKVGVQKGSPALEAAKELPNAAGEIREYDTNPKAFLDLEAGRLDSVVVDNVTGRFYMAKRPGKFRALPGYITKEAFGIAFRMDDAALRAAVQKHIDDMIADGTMGKISRKWFGEDVTDPSKW, encoded by the coding sequence ATGAAACGCATTATTTCTCTGGCAATGGTTCTCTGTCTCTGCCTCTGCGCCGCCAGCGCCATGGCCGCGGACGGTTCCCTCGAGCGCGTGAAAAAGGCCGGCAAGCTGGTCATCGGGCTGGACGACGCATTCCCGCCCATGGGCTATCGCGACGACAACAACAAGATCGTCGGTTTTGACGTGGACGCAGCCGAAGAAGTGGGCAAGCGCATGGGCGTGGAAATCGTCTGGCAGCCCACGGCATGGGACGGCGTCATCCTTTCCCTGAACGCCAAGAAGTTCGACTGCATCTGGAACGGCATGACCATCACCGAAGAGCGCGCCAAGAAAGTGGCCTTTTCCAAGCCCTATATCATGGACGGCCAGATCGCGACCGTGCGCATGGATCAGAAGGAAACCTCCTTTGACCAGCTCGGCGGCAAGAAGGTTGGCGTGCAAAAGGGTTCCCCGGCTCTGGAAGCCGCCAAGGAACTGCCCAACGCCGCCGGTGAAATCCGCGAATACGACACCAACCCCAAGGCTTTCCTGGACCTCGAAGCGGGCCGTCTCGACTCGGTTGTTGTGGACAACGTGACCGGCCGTTTCTACATGGCCAAGCGTCCCGGCAAGTTCCGCGCCCTGCCCGGCTACATCACCAAGGAAGCCTTCGGCATCGCCTTCCGCATGGATGATGCAGCCCTGCGCGCCGCCGTGCAGAAGCACATCGACGACATGATCGCCGACGGCACCATGGGCAAGATCTCCCGCAAATGGTTCGGCGAAGACGTGACCGACCCGAGCAAGTGGTAG
- a CDS encoding ABC transporter permease subunit (The N-terminal region of this protein, as described by TIGR01726, is a three transmembrane segment that identifies a subfamily of ABC transporter permease subunits, which specificities that include histidine, arginine, glutamine, glutamate, L-cystine (sic), the opines (in Agrobacterium) octopine and nopaline, etc.), protein MALKNNAFIRSAALAALLFLFLCSAALASGADDLMRKAGDAVAKGDLDTAVQLYMQVPAPDDDGDDGQFVNARMQAARMHFALKRYDKALEAVDSLLAVYPDNIEAKSYREAVNDAMMPQWKRLMRDTVHFVPALLKGSLMTLLLVFFTMIVSPVGGLFIALGRISGIPPVSRLCWFIIWIFRGTPLLLQLFFIYYGLPAIGITLKPIPSALLGLGLNYSAYLAEIIRSGIQSIDKGQMEAAEAMGMSYRQAMRRVIIPQTYRVILPPVTNEFIALIKDTALVSTIAMVELMRTADQLFNASFNVTVLALAACVYLLFTTVFTFAFERLERRVGAYEER, encoded by the coding sequence ATGGCCTTGAAGAACAACGCATTCATACGGAGCGCCGCCCTGGCGGCGCTCCTGTTTCTTTTCCTGTGTTCCGCCGCCCTTGCCTCGGGTGCGGACGACCTCATGCGCAAGGCTGGCGATGCTGTCGCCAAGGGCGATCTGGATACGGCCGTGCAGCTGTACATGCAGGTTCCGGCCCCGGACGACGACGGCGACGACGGCCAGTTCGTGAACGCGCGCATGCAGGCCGCGCGCATGCATTTCGCCCTCAAAAGGTACGACAAGGCCCTTGAGGCCGTGGATTCCCTGCTGGCCGTCTACCCGGACAACATCGAGGCCAAAAGCTACCGCGAGGCCGTGAACGACGCCATGATGCCGCAATGGAAGCGGCTGATGCGCGACACCGTGCATTTCGTGCCCGCCCTGCTCAAGGGCAGCCTCATGACCCTGCTGCTGGTCTTCTTCACCATGATTGTCTCGCCGGTGGGCGGTCTGTTCATCGCGCTGGGACGCATCAGCGGCATTCCGCCGGTCAGCCGCCTGTGCTGGTTCATCATCTGGATTTTCCGTGGCACGCCGCTGCTGCTGCAACTTTTCTTCATCTATTACGGGCTGCCCGCCATCGGCATCACCCTCAAGCCCATTCCCTCGGCCCTGCTGGGGCTGGGCCTGAACTATTCCGCCTATCTGGCGGAAATCATCCGCAGCGGCATCCAGTCCATCGACAAGGGCCAGATGGAGGCGGCCGAGGCCATGGGCATGAGCTACCGCCAGGCCATGCGCCGGGTCATCATTCCGCAGACGTACCGCGTGATCCTGCCGCCCGTGACCAACGAATTCATCGCCCTGATCAAGGACACCGCGCTCGTGTCCACCATCGCCATGGTGGAGCTCATGCGCACGGCCGACCAGCTTTTCAACGCCTCGTTCAACGTCACGGTGCTGGCGCTGGCCGCCTGCGTGTACCTGCTGTTCACCACCGTATTCACCTTTGCCTTCGAACGGCTGGAACGCCGGGTCGGGGCCTACGAGGAACGCTGA
- a CDS encoding amino acid ABC transporter ATP-binding protein, producing the protein MQPLIELENVVKSFGEHRAVDNVSLSIRKGEKVVIIGPSGSGKSTLLRTINCLEPMDSGTMRFAGKPAGYVQRGSELVPDKPRNICALRTRIGMVFQQFNLFPHMSVEQNVMEGPVTVLGESKANARATAMDMLGKVGMAEFADRYPASLSGGQKQRVAIARALAMKPDLMLFDEPTSALDPELVGEVFDAIKQLAVDGMTMVIVTHNMGFAREVADTVIFMENGSFLAKGSPGDFFQRQCEDPRVQSFIDKIF; encoded by the coding sequence ATGCAACCGCTCATCGAACTGGAAAACGTGGTCAAATCCTTTGGCGAGCACCGCGCCGTGGACAACGTGAGCCTGTCCATCCGCAAAGGCGAAAAGGTGGTCATCATCGGACCTTCCGGGTCCGGGAAATCCACCCTGCTGCGCACCATCAACTGCCTCGAACCCATGGATTCGGGAACCATGCGTTTTGCCGGGAAACCCGCGGGCTACGTGCAGCGGGGCAGTGAACTGGTGCCGGACAAACCCAGGAACATCTGCGCACTGCGCACCCGCATCGGCATGGTCTTCCAGCAGTTCAACCTGTTCCCGCACATGAGCGTGGAGCAAAACGTCATGGAGGGCCCGGTCACGGTGCTGGGAGAATCCAAGGCCAACGCGCGCGCCACGGCCATGGACATGCTCGGCAAGGTGGGCATGGCCGAATTCGCGGACCGCTACCCGGCCTCGCTTTCCGGCGGACAGAAGCAACGCGTGGCCATTGCCCGCGCACTGGCCATGAAGCCGGACCTCATGCTCTTTGACGAGCCCACCTCCGCGCTGGACCCGGAACTGGTGGGGGAAGTTTTCGACGCCATCAAGCAACTGGCCGTGGACGGCATGACCATGGTCATCGTGACCCACAACATGGGCTTTGCCCGCGAAGTTGCGGACACGGTTATCTTCATGGAAAACGGCTCGTTCCTGGCCAAGGGCTCGCCCGGGGATTTCTTCCAGCGCCAGTGCGAGGACCCGCGCGTGCAGAGCTTCATCGACAAGATATTCTAG
- a CDS encoding LytR/AlgR family response regulator transcription factor — protein sequence MQPDTIRTVLVDDELPALDELTYLLSVHKDVDIVGTANSAGKAVEEIRRLRPDLVFLDIQMPGRNGFHVLEDISTMPQPPLVVFATAFDEHAIRAFEENAADYILKPVSENRLSITLKRVRAQLSTRQDPDAGEALKKILSDAGIGSGIIRISVEHQGRTMLLNPREVAFFRYENRRVYAYTREQAHACASDLTLDHLEKRLSRLSFFRTNRSELVNLTHVRAYAPWFNGKYVLTMDDNEATDITVTKARVKAFRAAVEL from the coding sequence ATGCAACCCGACACCATCCGCACCGTGCTCGTGGACGACGAGCTACCCGCACTGGACGAGCTGACCTACCTGCTCTCGGTCCACAAGGACGTGGATATCGTGGGCACGGCCAATTCGGCGGGCAAGGCCGTGGAGGAAATCCGCAGGCTCCGCCCGGACCTTGTTTTTCTGGACATCCAGATGCCGGGGCGCAACGGTTTTCACGTTCTCGAAGATATCTCCACCATGCCGCAACCGCCGCTGGTTGTCTTTGCCACGGCCTTTGATGAGCACGCCATCCGCGCTTTCGAGGAAAACGCGGCCGACTACATCCTCAAGCCCGTTTCCGAAAACCGCCTGTCCATTACCCTGAAGCGCGTGCGCGCCCAGCTGTCCACCCGGCAGGACCCGGACGCGGGCGAAGCCCTGAAAAAAATCCTGAGCGATGCGGGCATCGGATCGGGCATCATCCGCATCAGCGTAGAGCACCAGGGCAGAACCATGCTGCTCAATCCCCGCGAGGTAGCCTTTTTCCGGTACGAAAACCGCCGCGTTTACGCATACACCCGGGAACAGGCCCATGCCTGCGCCTCGGACCTGACACTGGACCATCTGGAAAAACGGCTGTCCCGGCTCTCGTTTTTCCGCACCAACCGCTCGGAACTGGTCAACCTCACGCATGTGCGCGCCTATGCCCCGTGGTTCAACGGCAAGTACGTGCTGACCATGGACGACAACGAAGCAACCGACATTACCGTGACCAAGGCCCGCGTCAAGGCCTTCCGCGCGGCAGTGGAACTCTGA